In Arthrobacter sp. B3I4, the following proteins share a genomic window:
- the msrB gene encoding peptide-methionine (R)-S-oxide reductase MsrB — translation MSIFSNKPKVSPVPAPAPASDAVAGAAPAGPAPVEKTDAQWRQELSPEEYQVLRQAGTERPYTGEYWDTHTEGTYQCRACGTELFTSREKFDSHCGWPSFWAPLAEGTVRYIHDRTLGMERIEVRCAACDSHLGHVFEGEGYGTPTDQRYCINSVSLKLVPADGATAGADD, via the coding sequence ATGAGCATCTTTAGTAACAAGCCCAAAGTTTCCCCCGTACCCGCCCCCGCCCCCGCCTCCGACGCCGTCGCCGGGGCAGCGCCTGCCGGTCCGGCGCCGGTCGAAAAGACCGACGCGCAATGGCGTCAGGAGCTGAGCCCGGAGGAATACCAGGTGCTGCGCCAGGCCGGGACCGAGCGGCCCTACACCGGCGAGTACTGGGACACCCACACCGAGGGCACCTACCAGTGCCGGGCCTGCGGGACCGAACTGTTCACGAGCCGGGAAAAATTCGATTCGCATTGCGGGTGGCCCTCGTTCTGGGCCCCGCTGGCAGAAGGTACGGTGCGCTACATCCACGACCGGACCCTGGGGATGGAACGCATCGAGGTGCGCTGCGCTGCCTGTGATTCGCATCTGGGCCACGTGTTCGAGGGCGAGGGGTACGGCACACCCACCGACCAGCGCTACTGCATCAATTCCGTCTCGCTCAAGCTGGTTCCGGCGGACGGAGCGACGGCGGGAGCGGACGACTAA
- a CDS encoding DUF6421 family protein produces MTVTALTAPARTTADSPEWQRLKAAATAMQSLQIQDGSVPDAADHQAAAEHVNTIAAAVSALAPAFPHDERYLDLLVADFQRWAEGGFGVPDFLDSLQAFQPQQQRVNGLQHLVVFPMYTQNGSRSRLVEAVLIEVLWPEFIDGLEAGEYSNKLFVPIRFLDFTPGYDTNSAVLFPETVAVRETPTFTWGAIFADREAARFRRVVHAAADITSLQLPDDAAALLEDQELTEETFVMWDLIHDRTHMRGDLPFDPFMIKQRMPFFLYSLEELRCDLTAFRESVKIEKDEDADPDARRHAKLVQYAVIFDRIFRFAITGSRVRNYDGLGGQLLFAWMHQHHVLHWTDSKLSIDWDEAADVVVELGAKIEELYWRSIDRPKMAHWLAAYELISGTVTPNPASVWAKGPGALPLDGPPRGLTDQVLDDEFPLSMFYEALEKKMRTVIESTTGITGTTDAAAAPATEPAGRAMNAG; encoded by the coding sequence ATGACCGTAACTGCACTCACTGCCCCGGCCCGTACCACAGCCGACTCCCCCGAGTGGCAGCGGCTCAAGGCCGCCGCCACCGCAATGCAGTCCCTGCAGATCCAGGACGGTTCGGTACCGGACGCGGCCGACCACCAGGCCGCCGCGGAACACGTGAATACCATTGCGGCAGCAGTTTCGGCGTTGGCGCCCGCCTTCCCGCACGATGAACGCTACCTGGACCTCCTGGTGGCGGACTTCCAGCGCTGGGCCGAGGGCGGCTTTGGCGTTCCCGATTTCCTCGACTCGCTGCAGGCGTTCCAGCCTCAGCAGCAGCGCGTCAACGGCCTGCAGCACCTCGTGGTGTTCCCGATGTACACCCAGAACGGCAGCCGCAGCCGCCTGGTGGAAGCCGTCCTGATCGAGGTGCTCTGGCCGGAGTTCATCGACGGCCTGGAGGCGGGCGAATACTCCAACAAGCTCTTCGTTCCGATCCGCTTCCTCGATTTCACTCCCGGCTACGACACGAACTCCGCAGTGCTCTTCCCGGAAACCGTGGCCGTCCGGGAGACGCCGACCTTCACCTGGGGGGCGATTTTCGCCGACCGTGAGGCGGCCCGCTTCCGCCGTGTGGTGCATGCCGCCGCGGACATCACCTCGCTGCAGCTGCCCGACGACGCCGCGGCCCTGCTCGAGGACCAGGAACTGACCGAGGAAACCTTCGTCATGTGGGACCTCATCCACGACCGCACCCACATGCGCGGGGATCTGCCCTTTGACCCGTTCATGATCAAACAGCGCATGCCGTTCTTCCTCTATTCGCTCGAGGAACTCCGCTGCGACCTGACCGCCTTCCGCGAATCCGTGAAGATTGAAAAGGACGAGGACGCGGATCCCGACGCCCGGCGGCACGCCAAGCTGGTCCAGTACGCGGTCATCTTCGACCGCATCTTCCGCTTCGCGATCACCGGCAGCCGCGTCCGTAACTATGACGGCCTCGGCGGCCAGCTGCTCTTCGCCTGGATGCACCAGCACCATGTGCTGCACTGGACCGACAGCAAGCTCAGCATCGACTGGGACGAGGCAGCCGACGTCGTTGTTGAACTCGGCGCGAAGATCGAAGAGCTCTACTGGCGCTCGATCGACCGCCCCAAGATGGCTCACTGGCTGGCCGCGTACGAGCTGATCTCCGGCACCGTCACGCCCAACCCGGCGTCCGTCTGGGCCAAGGGTCCGGGCGCGTTGCCGCTGGACGGGCCGCCGCGCGGCCTGACCGACCAGGTGCTCGACGACGAATTCCCGCTCTCCATGTTTTACGAGGCGCTGGAGAAGAAGATGCGCACCGTCATCGAATCGACTACCGGCATCACGGGGACGACAGATGCCGCTGCAGCCCCGGCCACCGAGCCCGCCGGCCGGGCCATGAACGCCGGATGA